In Elephas maximus indicus isolate mEleMax1 chromosome 7, mEleMax1 primary haplotype, whole genome shotgun sequence, the following proteins share a genomic window:
- the LOC126079892 gene encoding olfactory receptor 5D18-like, protein MSFSERNKSGVTFTLLGFSDRPELQVPLFLVFMAIYSVTVVGNLGMIVIIKINPKLHTPMYFFLSHLSFVDFCYSSIVAPKMLVNLVVEDRTISFLGCVVQFFLFCAFVVTESFLLAVMAYDRFVAICNPLLYTVAMSRRLCAMLVVGSYAWGIVCSLVITCSTFQLSFHGFNTINHFFCEFSSLLSLSCSDTSLSQLLLFIFATFNEVSTLLIILTSYVFIIVTILKMHSASGHHKAFSTCASHLTAITIFHGTILFLYCVPNSKNSRHSIKVASVFYTVVIPMLNPLIYSLRNKDVKNTVSKIKDIKFFFH, encoded by the coding sequence ATGTCATTTTCAGAGAGAAATAAAAGTGGTGTCACGTTCACCCTTTTGGGCTTCTCAGATCGCCCAGAACTGCAGGTTCCCCTCTTCTTGGTATTTATGGCCATCTACAGTGTCACTGTTGTAGGGAATCTTGGGATGATCGTAATCATCAAAATTAACCCCAAgctgcacacccccatgtactttttcctcagccacctcTCATTTGTGGATTTCTGCTATTCCTCCATCGTTGCTCCCAAGATGCTGGTGAACCTAGTTGTAGAAGACAGAACCATTTCATTTTTAGGATGTGTAGTgcaattctttctcttttgtgccTTTGTGGTGACCGAATCATTTCTATTGGctgtaatggcctatgaccgtttTGTGGCCATTTGCAACCCTCTGCTGTACACAGTTGCCATGTCCCGGAGACTCTGTGCTATGCTGGTGGTGGGATCATATGCATGGGGAATAGTATGTTCCTTGGTGATCACATGCTCTACTTTCCAGTTATCTTTCCATGGTTTCAACACAATCAATCACTTTTTCTGTGAGTTCTCCTCGCTTCTCTCACTTTCTTGCTCTGATACTTCTCTCAGCCAGTTACTGCTTTTCATCTTTGCCACTTTTAATGAGGTGAGTACCTTACTCATAATTCTCACTTCCTATGTGTTTATCAttgtcaccatcttgaaaatgCATTCAGCCAGTGGTCATCATAAGGCGTTTTCTACCTGTGCATCTCATCTGACAGCCATTACCATCTTCCATGGCACCATCCTCTTCCTCTACTGTGTGCCCAACTCCAAAAACTCCAGACACTCCATCAAAGTAGCCTCTGTGTTTTACACAGTggtgatccccatgttgaatcccttgatctacagtttgaggaataaggatgtcaagAATACAGTTAGCAAGATAAAGGACATTAAATTCTTTTTCCATTGA